The following are from one region of the Nitrospirota bacterium genome:
- a CDS encoding DUF805 domain-containing protein, whose amino-acid sequence MIIPSIAVVVRRLHDTNRSGWWLLIGLIPLIGGIVLIVFTVQDSQPGPNQFGPNPKENAA is encoded by the coding sequence ATGATTATCCCATCAATAGCTGTCGTCGTCAGGAGACTTCACGACACAAACCGGAGTGGTTGGTGGTTGCTAATTGGTCTAATTCCGCTAATAGGAGGCATTGTCCTAATAGTTTTTACTGTCCAAGATAGCCAGCCAGGCCCAAATCAATTTGGGCCTAATCCAAAAGAAAATGCCGCCTAA
- a CDS encoding site-specific DNA-methyltransferase, which translates to MNLIPDKSVHLVITSPPYWQLKDYGTENQIGFHESYESYINNLNLVWKESLRVLNPGCRLCINIGDQFARSVYYGRYKVIPIRTEIIKFCETIGFDYMGAVIWQKITTTNTTGGATIMGSFPYPRNGILKLDYEFILLFKKLGMSPKPTNEQKELSAMTKDEWNTYFSGHWYFAGAKQDGHIAMFPEELPARLIKMFAFAGDTVLDPFLGSGTTSLAARNLSRNSVGYEINPAFIPIVKDKLNINQSDLAATEYVFLKDSVSIDLNKEVENLPYIFKDPHKLDKKIDPRKLQFGSKIDNNSGEREVYYSVKEVISPELIRLNNDLIIRLLGVKEKKSVNGQAIKFLFEKTKGQKVFIKFDGRKFDEHNNLLCYLYLKNKTFINAHIIKEALVDVDGLTDFKYKEKFLKLGVQSG; encoded by the coding sequence ATGAACCTTATCCCTGATAAGTCGGTTCATCTGGTCATTACTTCACCTCCCTATTGGCAATTAAAAGACTACGGGACAGAAAATCAAATCGGTTTTCACGAAAGTTACGAAAGTTATATCAATAACCTGAACCTTGTCTGGAAAGAGAGTCTAAGAGTATTAAATCCAGGATGCCGGCTTTGCATTAACATTGGTGACCAGTTTGCCCGTTCGGTTTATTACGGGCGTTATAAAGTAATTCCAATCAGAACAGAAATAATAAAGTTTTGCGAAACAATAGGTTTTGACTATATGGGTGCAGTTATTTGGCAGAAGATCACAACAACCAATACAACTGGTGGCGCTACTATAATGGGGAGTTTCCCATATCCCCGAAATGGAATATTAAAACTGGACTATGAATTTATTCTGCTTTTTAAAAAACTGGGGATGTCTCCCAAGCCAACCAATGAGCAGAAAGAACTTTCTGCAATGACGAAAGACGAGTGGAATACTTATTTCTCAGGTCACTGGTACTTTGCAGGTGCGAAACAGGACGGACATATTGCAATGTTTCCCGAAGAGTTACCTGCCCGGCTGATAAAAATGTTTGCTTTTGCAGGTGATACTGTTTTAGACCCATTCCTTGGCAGCGGTACCACTTCACTTGCCGCCAGAAATTTAAGTCGTAACTCGGTTGGCTATGAAATAAATCCCGCCTTTATTCCAATAGTAAAAGATAAACTTAATATTAATCAATCTGACCTTGCAGCAACAGAATATGTGTTTCTAAAAGACAGTGTCAGTATTGATCTGAATAAGGAAGTTGAAAATCTGCCTTATATTTTTAAGGACCCTCATAAACTTGATAAGAAAATTGATCCCAGAAAACTTCAATTCGGTTCAAAGATTGATAATAACAGTGGCGAAAGAGAGGTATATTATTCAGTCAAAGAAGTAATCAGCCCTGAGTTGATAAGGCTGAATAATGACTTGATTATTCGCCTGCTTGGAGTTAAAGAGAAGAAATCGGTTAATGGACAGGCGATCAAATTCCTGTTTGAAAAAACAAAGGGTCAAAAAGTGTTTATTAAATTCGACGGCCGGAAATTTGACGAACATAACAATCTTCTTTGTTATCTCTACCTGAAGAATAAGACCTTTATAAATGCCCATATAATCAAGGAAGCTTTAGTGGACGTTGACGGGTTAACTGATTTTAAATATAAAGAAAAATTCTTAAAACTTGGAGTACAAAGTGGCTAA
- a CDS encoding MjaI family restriction endonuclease, whose amino-acid sequence MAKEWILNNAMNRFQLNFKRNVGPTSESIRQCEPKTIDEWREYYFKNVRSKDHIESLGKKLYIKITEVIQSEVEEITEQDCIDYIRQLVIDRTFDGYMTEIKTIYGQLEKELGVKIEPAPDEWDRRYNVDFFIKIKEKYIGIQIKPVNQGIQLSQIFKERDLQSKTHVKFTREYGGKVFYIFSSKAGERKEIRNKDVIDEICKEIERLKK is encoded by the coding sequence GTGGCTAAAGAGTGGATTCTAAACAACGCAATGAATCGCTTTCAATTAAATTTCAAAAGGAACGTTGGCCCAACTTCTGAAAGCATCAGGCAATGTGAGCCGAAAACGATAGACGAATGGAGAGAGTATTACTTTAAGAATGTACGTTCCAAAGATCACATTGAATCTCTTGGGAAAAAACTCTACATAAAAATAACTGAAGTTATTCAATCTGAGGTTGAGGAAATTACAGAGCAGGATTGTATTGATTATATCCGCCAGCTTGTTATTGACCGCACATTTGACGGTTATATGACAGAAATAAAAACAATTTATGGACAACTCGAAAAAGAACTCGGAGTCAAAATAGAACCTGCACCCGATGAGTGGGACAGGCGTTATAATGTAGACTTCTTTATCAAAATCAAAGAAAAGTATATTGGAATACAGATAAAACCGGTAAACCAAGGCATACAATTATCACAAATATTCAAGGAAAGGGACTTGCAAAGCAAGACCCACGTGAAATTTACAAGGGAATATGGGGGCAAAGTGTTTTACATCTTTTCATCTAAAGCCGGAGAGAGGAAAGAAATAAGAAATAAAGATGTAATTGATGAAATATGTAAAGAAATCGAACGATTGAAAAAATAA